Proteins encoded within one genomic window of Thiothrix litoralis:
- a CDS encoding GIY-YIG nuclease family protein: MNYSQRIYGDKQMKGWVYVISNKAMPGIIKVGYSNKDPKERAAELGTGAPHPYKVEYEILIDNPKQVEKLAHDMLAFVNAGKEWFECDLSIALKAIKKVCENRTVYFEHKPTTEQPALTTMVNEKAQPHTPQNLALFPLIHNHKTIPHQNEAETKYTLACQYDTGNRVRKNLKEAYRLFVEAANLGHTLAQVAAGKAHLTGRGAEKDEYQAIPFMLSAANKLNAEAQYHLGKLAYMEYLKPAQRNGMNHEKFSFSIIKQSAEQGYAPAQCELGAHYSLANKHELSFNSYKAAAEQGHAQSCRYLADCYLDGRGSKRDLNLAHHWYTVAANGKDKTAIKRLSNWEEHASQFYPEE; this comes from the coding sequence ATGAATTATTCACAACGAATTTATGGGGATAAACAAATGAAGGGCTGGGTTTATGTCATTTCCAACAAGGCTATGCCGGGTATCATTAAAGTTGGCTACTCGAACAAAGACCCAAAAGAACGCGCTGCCGAACTTGGTACTGGCGCACCGCATCCCTACAAAGTCGAATATGAAATACTCATAGACAACCCTAAACAGGTTGAGAAACTGGCTCATGACATGCTGGCTTTCGTCAACGCAGGGAAAGAATGGTTTGAATGTGATTTATCCATAGCTCTGAAAGCGATCAAGAAAGTTTGTGAAAACAGGACAGTGTATTTTGAGCATAAGCCCACTACAGAACAACCCGCGCTCACCACGATGGTGAATGAAAAGGCACAACCACATACGCCGCAGAACCTCGCGTTATTCCCACTGATACACAACCATAAAACCATACCTCATCAAAATGAAGCAGAAACCAAGTACACACTTGCATGTCAATACGACACAGGCAATAGGGTACGTAAAAATCTGAAAGAAGCATACCGCTTGTTTGTAGAAGCAGCAAATCTAGGACATACCTTAGCTCAAGTTGCGGCTGGCAAAGCACACTTGACGGGGCGGGGAGCAGAAAAAGACGAATATCAGGCAATCCCCTTTATGTTATCAGCCGCTAATAAACTAAATGCAGAAGCTCAGTATCACCTTGGTAAGCTCGCCTACATGGAGTACCTCAAACCAGCACAGCGCAACGGTATGAACCACGAAAAATTTAGCTTTTCAATAATCAAGCAATCTGCTGAACAAGGTTATGCACCAGCGCAATGCGAACTTGGCGCACATTACTCACTCGCCAATAAACATGAATTATCGTTCAACAGCTACAAAGCCGCTGCGGAACAAGGTCATGCTCAATCCTGTCGGTATTTAGCCGATTGCTATCTTGACGGGCGAGGGTCTAAAAGAGATTTGAATTTGGCACATCACTGGTACACAGTGGCAGCAAATGGCAAAGATAAAACAGCTATAAAGCGATTAAGTAACTGGGAAGAACACGCTTCTCAATTCTATCCAGAAGAGTAA
- a CDS encoding RNA-guided endonuclease InsQ/TnpB family protein, whose product MKTKRAYQFRFYPDPQQETLLAQTFGCVRYVYNSILRYRTDAYYQAQEKVGYTKASSQLTAIKKLPEATFLNDVSSVPLQQCLRNQQTAFKNFFEGRAKYPVFKSKKHRQSAEFTYRAFSYRDGELKLAKCDKPLNIKWSQALPADPTTVTVSKDQAGRYFVSCLCEFEPTLLPVTDKKAGIDVGIKDLFVTSDGFKSGNPRHTAQHAAKLAKYQRRLAKKTLGSKNRLKAKRKVARVHAKISDDRSDNLHKLSRKLINENQVVCAENLAVKNMIKNPTLAKHIADASWGEFTRQLAYKAGWYGRTYVEIGRFFPSTKRCSCCGFVKENMPLDVRSWECPECGTTHDRDVNAARNILAAGLAVLAFGENVSGDGISVSSSCSR is encoded by the coding sequence ATGAAAACTAAACGCGCCTACCAATTCCGATTCTACCCAGACCCACAACAAGAAACGTTGCTGGCTCAGACGTTCGGTTGTGTGCGCTACGTTTACAACAGCATCTTGCGTTACCGCACGGATGCCTACTATCAGGCTCAGGAAAAAGTTGGGTACACGAAAGCGAGTTCCCAACTGACTGCCATCAAAAAACTGCCTGAAGCTACTTTCCTGAACGACGTTTCCAGTGTTCCGCTGCAACAATGCTTGAGGAATCAGCAAACGGCGTTCAAAAACTTCTTTGAAGGTCGGGCAAAATACCCTGTCTTCAAATCTAAAAAGCACCGCCAATCGGCTGAATTCACGTACCGCGCGTTCAGCTACCGTGACGGTGAATTGAAACTGGCGAAGTGCGATAAACCGCTGAATATCAAGTGGAGTCAGGCACTTCCGGCTGACCCCACCACGGTTACTGTTTCCAAAGATCAGGCCGGACGCTATTTTGTGTCTTGCTTGTGTGAATTTGAACCCACGCTGTTGCCCGTCACCGATAAAAAGGCAGGCATTGACGTGGGCATCAAGGATTTGTTCGTTACCTCTGACGGTTTTAAATCCGGTAATCCCCGCCACACCGCACAACACGCGGCTAAACTCGCGAAGTACCAACGCCGTCTTGCCAAGAAGACACTCGGCAGCAAGAACCGGTTGAAAGCTAAACGCAAGGTCGCCCGTGTTCACGCGAAAATTTCCGATGACCGTTCGGACAACTTGCACAAGTTGTCCCGCAAACTGATTAACGAGAACCAAGTGGTTTGTGCTGAAAACCTCGCCGTGAAGAACATGATTAAGAACCCAACGTTAGCCAAGCACATTGCGGATGCAAGTTGGGGTGAGTTCACTCGCCAGCTTGCGTACAAAGCTGGCTGGTACGGGAGGACATACGTTGAGATAGGGAGATTCTTCCCGTCCACTAAACGCTGTTCCTGCTGTGGGTTCGTGAAAGAAAACATGCCGCTGGACGTGCGATCGTGGGAGTGCCCCGAATGCGGCACAACCCACGACCGTGACGTGAATGCAGCACGTAACATTTTAGCCGCCGGGCTGGCGGTGTTAGCCTTTGGAGAGAATGTTAGTGGCGATGGCATTTCGGTGTCGTCGTCCTGTTCTCGGTGA
- a CDS encoding efflux RND transporter periplasmic adaptor subunit, whose protein sequence is MRPVPPSIRLLLPALLLCSLPAHALELKGRLEWVHKVEMRIVENGVVEQVNITAGQHVNKDELLLRMDQRKQKASLLEARARVARAKLSMEDAEREQARTQELFDRGLIAEEELKDGELKQAVATTELESAKAAEEAAQVALGFTELKAPFSGVIAANTAWQGAVIFAAKQDQPLISLAPDDQMLARVLVTADMLRRYPVGTSAQILMNGGSRNGKVYSQGVEAVRIEPEGAIYELDIIFKRNAKELLRPSEAVKVMLP, encoded by the coding sequence ATGAGACCAGTTCCGCCAAGCATCCGGCTCCTTTTACCTGCGTTATTGCTGTGCAGCCTGCCCGCCCACGCACTGGAACTCAAAGGGCGTTTAGAGTGGGTGCACAAGGTTGAGATGCGCATTGTCGAAAATGGCGTGGTAGAGCAAGTCAACATCACCGCCGGGCAACACGTCAACAAGGACGAGCTGCTGTTACGCATGGATCAGCGCAAGCAAAAAGCCAGCCTGCTCGAAGCCCGCGCCCGCGTTGCCCGCGCCAAACTCAGCATGGAAGATGCCGAACGTGAACAAGCCCGTACCCAGGAATTGTTTGACCGTGGCCTGATTGCCGAAGAAGAACTCAAGGATGGCGAACTCAAACAGGCTGTTGCCACCACCGAACTGGAATCCGCCAAAGCTGCTGAAGAAGCCGCGCAAGTCGCCTTGGGCTTCACCGAACTCAAAGCGCCATTTTCTGGCGTTATTGCTGCCAATACCGCCTGGCAAGGTGCGGTCATTTTCGCCGCCAAGCAGGATCAGCCCCTGATCAGCCTCGCGCCGGATGACCAAATGCTGGCAAGGGTACTGGTGACGGCGGATATGTTGCGCCGCTACCCGGTGGGTACTTCCGCGCAAATACTCATGAATGGTGGCTCCCGCAATGGCAAGGTTTACAGCCAAGGCGTGGAAGCGGTCAGAATTGAGCCGGAAGGCGCGATTTACGAACTCGATATTATCTTCAAGCGCAATGCCAAGGAATTGTTGAGGCCGTCGGAAGCGGTGAAGGTGATGTTGCCTTAA
- a CDS encoding TolC family protein, with translation MMRRVKLALAAFLLTPFAYAADVPDPISLEQALNYAEGHPRSQLAPDIAQRYPEPLPLYLDCHSLAYNNNTSPDNQRDRSVSVLISPLEKQRLDIMERFFDVLLADSSSVRDSENMAVYYIPLDRTRTRMELKEFSELDVAKLDAEYQIVRQQSAASTASQRLTRSLLAQAINNPQTLPRDLNPLNFGTFPATMPALDELVETSLKNNKWLKERRDDASADERAVIDMTLRQQLIELLLRLDIFKVAEARSQSEISWRDYYLELSRTLYEQEVKSDLGDAMTQQSKARLQQQQIQFCRALTFAQLNALQGNPLWPLPQPEKKEEKPE, from the coding sequence ATGATGCGAAGAGTTAAGCTAGCGCTTGCCGCGTTCTTACTCACACCCTTCGCCTACGCTGCTGACGTTCCAGACCCTATCAGTCTGGAACAGGCACTCAATTACGCCGAAGGCCACCCACGTAGCCAGCTTGCGCCAGACATTGCGCAACGTTATCCAGAACCATTACCGCTGTATCTGGATTGCCATAGCCTGGCTTACAACAATAATACCAGCCCCGACAACCAGCGTGACCGTTCCGTAAGCGTACTGATTTCACCGCTTGAAAAACAGCGGCTGGACATCATGGAACGTTTTTTCGATGTATTGCTGGCGGACTCCAGCTCCGTGCGTGACAGCGAAAACATGGCGGTGTATTACATCCCCCTTGACCGCACCCGTACCCGCATGGAGTTGAAAGAGTTCTCCGAGCTGGATGTGGCAAAGCTGGATGCCGAATACCAAATAGTGCGCCAGCAAAGCGCTGCCAGTACGGCATCGCAACGCCTGACCCGTTCGCTGTTGGCGCAAGCCATCAACAACCCGCAAACACTGCCTCGTGACCTCAATCCACTCAACTTCGGTACTTTTCCAGCCACGATGCCAGCGTTGGATGAACTGGTCGAAACCAGCTTGAAAAACAACAAATGGCTCAAGGAAAGGCGTGATGATGCCAGTGCTGATGAACGCGCGGTTATTGACATGACCTTACGCCAGCAACTCATCGAATTGCTGCTGCGGCTGGATATTTTCAAGGTTGCCGAAGCACGTTCCCAGTCTGAAATTTCATGGCGCGACTACTATCTGGAGCTGAGCCGTACCCTGTACGAACAGGAGGTTAAATCCGATTTGGGTGATGCCATGACTCAGCAAAGCAAAGCCCGCTTGCAACAACAACAAATCCAGTTTTGCCGCGCCCTAACGTTTGCCCAACTCAATGCCCTGCAAGGCAACCCCCTGTGGCCATTGCCGCAACCCGAAAAGAAAGAGGAAAAGCCCGAATGA
- a CDS encoding thioredoxin family protein gives MLRSVLLTGLLSLTLSSPTVLAEDAPVTAPNASLADKPADAETTKPTETAADPAKVEIRDSAQFFDETFNDMQDELETAKADGKKGVLMMFEMDECPFCQRMKNTVLNRSDIQDYYKENFRIVTVDIEGDVELTNFQGETTTQKDFSLKEFRVRATPVFQFIGLDGKPVKNGRLTGATKDSAEFMLFGKYVADKKNEETPFSKFKREPTGDATTGDTAKADDAKS, from the coding sequence GTGTTACGTAGTGTTTTATTAACGGGGCTACTGTCCCTGACCTTATCCAGCCCCACTGTTCTGGCAGAAGATGCGCCGGTAACAGCCCCCAACGCTTCACTGGCCGATAAGCCAGCCGATGCTGAAACCACCAAACCAACCGAAACGGCGGCTGACCCTGCCAAGGTTGAAATCCGCGACTCTGCGCAATTCTTCGACGAAACCTTCAATGATATGCAGGATGAACTCGAAACCGCCAAAGCCGACGGCAAAAAAGGCGTGCTGATGATGTTCGAGATGGATGAGTGCCCTTTCTGCCAACGCATGAAAAACACTGTCCTCAACCGTAGCGACATTCAGGACTACTACAAAGAAAACTTCCGCATTGTCACTGTCGATATTGAAGGCGATGTAGAGCTGACTAATTTCCAAGGTGAAACCACTACCCAGAAAGACTTTTCCCTGAAAGAATTCCGGGTACGCGCAACACCGGTCTTCCAGTTCATCGGGCTGGATGGCAAACCGGTGAAAAACGGGCGGCTGACGGGTGCAACCAAGGACTCCGCCGAATTCATGCTGTTTGGCAAATACGTTGCTGACAAAAAGAATGAGGAAACCCCATTCTCTAAATTCAAGCGCGAACCAACAGGTGATGCGACCACGGGTGACACAGCGAAAGCCGATGATGCGAAGAGTTAA
- a CDS encoding AEC family transporter, with amino-acid sequence MLETILRIFSIIFPVFACSALGAAYGYYRRPDMAVVNRINMEFFAPFLVFWALMDKPFDFLAFRDLAIGGVAVVLGSGLLLLPLAWLLRINLKTFLPPMMFNNSGNMGIPLVLFAFGEQALQAAIVLFIIEMVLHFTVGFYILNHRTNPLQLLKMPMIQATILGLLCSSLHITLPDALANTVKLLGQVSVPLLLFSLGVRLLDVNFRDWKLGTLGAIAGPAAGVASVFLITPLLDLNTTQYAQLLIFAALPPAVLNVLVAEQYQQEPDRVASIVLLGNLASLIIMPAVLWFALPH; translated from the coding sequence ATGCTCGAAACAATCCTGCGCATTTTCAGCATCATATTTCCGGTGTTTGCCTGCTCTGCGCTGGGCGCTGCGTATGGCTATTACCGCCGCCCTGACATGGCGGTGGTTAATCGCATTAATATGGAATTTTTCGCGCCCTTTCTGGTGTTCTGGGCGTTGATGGACAAGCCTTTCGATTTTCTGGCTTTTCGCGATCTGGCGATTGGCGGGGTGGCTGTGGTGCTGGGTTCTGGGCTATTGCTGTTGCCGCTGGCGTGGTTGTTACGCATCAACCTGAAAACTTTTTTGCCGCCGATGATGTTCAATAACTCCGGCAATATGGGTATCCCATTGGTGCTGTTTGCCTTTGGGGAACAAGCCTTGCAAGCCGCTATCGTGCTGTTCATTATTGAGATGGTGCTGCATTTCACCGTTGGTTTTTATATTCTCAATCACCGCACCAACCCGCTGCAATTGCTGAAAATGCCAATGATTCAGGCCACTATTCTGGGGTTGTTATGCAGCAGTTTGCACATTACCTTGCCAGATGCGCTGGCGAATACTGTCAAGTTGCTGGGGCAAGTTTCCGTGCCCTTGCTGCTGTTTTCGCTAGGGGTGCGCTTGCTGGATGTGAATTTCCGCGACTGGAAACTGGGCACCCTGGGGGCGATTGCCGGGCCTGCGGCAGGGGTGGCGAGCGTCTTCCTGATCACGCCATTGCTAGATTTAAACACGACCCAATACGCGCAATTGCTGATTTTCGCAGCGCTGCCGCCTGCGGTGCTGAACGTATTGGTAGCAGAACAATATCAGCAAGAACCTGACCGGGTGGCATCCATTGTATTGCTGGGCAACCTCGCCAGTTTGATCATTATGCCTGCCGTGCTGTGGTTCGCGTTGCCCCATTAA
- a CDS encoding universal stress protein, giving the protein MQPYKHILVPVDFTRISNTIVARANELANFYQAKLFLLNVLEDVSLGNVAFGGTAKLTMHPTMKQNQADIAVEKLRKLANNLGVSANVALETTYTNGKPGEAIIQFVKDKGIDLVVVGNSGKKSVLGFMGSTAEATLKGVPCDVMAIRIMD; this is encoded by the coding sequence ATGCAGCCTTATAAACACATCCTTGTGCCGGTCGATTTTACCAGAATCAGCAATACCATCGTAGCGCGTGCCAATGAGCTAGCGAACTTTTACCAAGCCAAACTATTCCTCCTGAATGTGCTGGAAGATGTATCACTTGGTAACGTGGCCTTCGGTGGCACTGCCAAGCTGACCATGCACCCCACCATGAAACAGAATCAGGCCGATATTGCCGTGGAAAAACTCCGCAAACTCGCCAACAACCTAGGGGTTTCTGCTAATGTCGCGCTGGAAACCACCTACACCAACGGCAAACCCGGCGAAGCCATCATCCAATTCGTCAAGGACAAGGGCATTGATCTGGTCGTGGTGGGCAATAGCGGCAAGAAAAGCGTGCTGGGTTTCATGGGTTCCACCGCTGAAGCTACCCTCAAAGGCGTTCCCTGTGATGTAATGGCAATCCGAATAATGGACTAA
- the dsbD gene encoding protein-disulfide reductase DsbD — MGMQQVLSRYLRYGVLALCCLLVVVGGRVSAADTAAFDFGDESLPSEQAFALGKPTLEGETLRLQWVIAPDHYLYKNKFLVKVFDAQGVTVGAPQLPEAQVKQDEFFGKIEAVHNVADIRLPVQRTSAGKAGSFVLELGWQGCAEGVLCYPPELKAFKVILPAPAAGQQATVTWAETKMPEAVASAVPKDAAPMLSEQDEIAASLAGGNVLLTLLGFLGFGLLLAFTPCVFPMIPILSGIIVGQKNMTGRKAFILSLVYVLAMALTYTVAGVLAGLFGENLQAMFQNPWVLGTFSAIFVLLALSMFGFYELQMPSGIQSRLNNLSNKQEGGSLIGVAIMGALSALIVGPCVAAPLAGALIYIGQTGDAVLGGMALFALSIGMGIPLLLVGTSAGQWLPRAGMWMEAIKAVFGVMMLAVAIWMLERILPESVSLLLWAALFMISAIFLGALTHLPENTNGWRKFLKGSGIMLLLYGSLLMVGSATGSGGLWQPLKGLSVGQGGVANAAGGGAATSNLQFNTVKTLAELQQAVKDGKGQPVMVDFYADWCVTCKEMEKYTFSDPAVQALLRNVILVKADVTKTTDETKALLKQFQIVGPPAILFFNKDGEELRPFRQVGFMPAETFAGHVSKALQ; from the coding sequence ATGGGTATGCAACAGGTATTGTCCCGTTACCTGCGTTATGGCGTGTTGGCGCTATGCTGCTTGTTGGTGGTAGTGGGGGGGCGAGTCAGTGCTGCGGATACGGCTGCATTTGATTTTGGCGATGAAAGCTTGCCATCCGAACAGGCTTTCGCTTTGGGGAAACCCACGCTGGAAGGCGAGACCTTGCGCTTGCAGTGGGTGATTGCCCCTGACCATTACCTGTATAAAAACAAATTTCTCGTTAAAGTGTTTGATGCGCAGGGTGTCACGGTAGGTGCGCCGCAACTGCCGGAAGCTCAAGTCAAGCAGGACGAATTCTTTGGCAAGATCGAAGCGGTGCATAATGTTGCCGACATCCGCTTGCCTGTGCAGCGCACCAGTGCGGGCAAAGCAGGCAGCTTTGTGCTGGAACTGGGCTGGCAAGGCTGCGCGGAAGGTGTATTGTGTTACCCACCAGAACTCAAAGCCTTCAAGGTGATATTACCCGCGCCCGCCGCCGGGCAGCAAGCGACGGTTACGTGGGCTGAAACCAAGATGCCGGAAGCCGTCGCGTCTGCTGTCCCTAAAGACGCTGCCCCCATGTTATCGGAGCAGGATGAAATCGCCGCAAGCCTTGCCGGTGGCAATGTATTGCTGACCCTGTTGGGCTTTTTGGGGTTTGGTTTATTGCTGGCGTTTACCCCGTGTGTATTCCCGATGATCCCCATCCTTTCGGGCATTATTGTCGGGCAGAAGAATATGACCGGGCGCAAAGCCTTTATCCTCTCGCTGGTTTATGTGCTGGCAATGGCGTTGACTTACACCGTCGCGGGCGTGCTGGCGGGGCTGTTTGGGGAAAACCTGCAAGCGATGTTCCAGAACCCGTGGGTATTGGGGACGTTTAGTGCGATTTTCGTGCTGCTGGCCTTGTCGATGTTCGGATTTTACGAATTGCAAATGCCTTCCGGCATCCAGAGCCGTTTGAATAACCTCAGTAATAAACAAGAAGGCGGCAGCTTGATTGGCGTCGCCATCATGGGCGCGTTATCGGCGCTGATTGTCGGGCCGTGTGTGGCAGCGCCGCTGGCAGGGGCGTTGATTTATATCGGGCAAACCGGGGATGCGGTGCTGGGTGGCATGGCCTTATTTGCTTTGAGTATTGGCATGGGGATTCCGCTGTTGTTGGTAGGCACATCTGCCGGTCAATGGTTGCCGCGTGCAGGCATGTGGATGGAAGCGATCAAAGCGGTTTTCGGCGTGATGATGCTGGCGGTAGCGATTTGGATGCTGGAACGTATCCTGCCCGAATCCGTGTCCTTGTTGCTGTGGGCGGCGCTGTTCATGATTTCGGCAATTTTCCTCGGTGCCTTGACGCATTTACCGGAAAACACCAATGGCTGGCGCAAATTCTTGAAAGGTTCGGGCATCATGTTGCTGTTGTACGGCAGCTTATTGATGGTGGGCAGTGCTACCGGCAGCGGTGGCTTGTGGCAGCCGTTAAAGGGCTTGAGTGTCGGGCAGGGCGGGGTTGCTAATGCGGCGGGCGGTGGTGCTGCTACTTCCAACTTGCAGTTCAATACGGTGAAAACGCTGGCGGAGTTACAGCAAGCGGTCAAGGATGGCAAAGGCCAGCCAGTAATGGTGGACTTTTATGCTGACTGGTGTGTGACCTGCAAGGAAATGGAAAAATACACCTTTAGCGACCCGGCGGTGCAGGCGTTGTTACGCAATGTCATTCTGGTGAAGGCAGATGTGACCAAAACCACGGATGAAACCAAGGCGTTGCTGAAGCAGTTCCAGATTGTGGGGCCGCCTGCCATCCTGTTTTTCAACAAGGATGGCGAGGAATTGCGCCCGTTCCGTCAGGTTGGGTTTATGCCTGCTGAGACGTTTGCAGGGCATGTGAGTAAGGCGTTGCAGTAA
- a CDS encoding type IV pilin protein → MQFPIHPKARGFTLIELMITVTIVAILAGLAYPSYTAYVTKSYRSTAKACLLEYAQFMERFYASNFAYDKDSAGTAISLPTLACSTQSNMNQRYAFSMDTLAAKTYRVVATPLGIQLTLDTQCGILTIDQMDTRNASGTSGVSGCW, encoded by the coding sequence ATGCAATTTCCTATACATCCTAAAGCCCGTGGCTTTACCTTGATCGAACTCATGATCACCGTGACCATTGTTGCGATCCTCGCGGGTCTGGCATACCCGTCTTACACTGCTTATGTCACCAAAAGCTACCGTAGTACAGCCAAAGCCTGTCTGCTGGAATACGCCCAATTCATGGAACGCTTTTACGCCAGTAACTTTGCCTACGACAAAGACAGTGCAGGCACCGCCATAAGTCTTCCGACGCTAGCGTGTTCTACCCAAAGCAATATGAACCAGCGGTATGCCTTTAGTATGGATACACTGGCAGCAAAAACATACCGGGTCGTGGCAACGCCACTGGGTATCCAGCTTACGCTGGATACCCAGTGTGGGATATTAACCATTGATCAGATGGATACACGCAACGCCAGTGGTACAAGTGGTGTCAGTGGGTGCTGGTAA